In Biomphalaria glabrata chromosome 11, xgBioGlab47.1, whole genome shotgun sequence, the following proteins share a genomic window:
- the LOC106070912 gene encoding dual oxidase 1-like translates to MSRITTMVVCLIQVASLYFTLFISATQAVVTSDAPVQRLDGWYNNPMNPDWGGVGRPIERNVTPTYADDTYSPSGPDRPNPRRISNEVFGSNLAGSSGLENERNLSAMFAFFGLLVQHEILDTDDVTCPIEILNTPVPRGDPDFDPEAEGDEYLPYERSAYDKNTGQSPNNPRRQINRASSYIDGSFLYGNSLVRTELLRQENSAKLACEDKWGNFPVHNDVNLPYHPYSFKYNRSEHLWRLGDSHAFENPAILALSVMFYRYHNRLVDQQLEKDLQLTNDEMFYNTRRKVIATLQNIIAYEWLPKLINKELPPYTGYKPWIKSDITDIFDAAAINYIMTLIPSAVTHIERGKDGCHIRKQRRLCNTYWRAMDVVYEKEDGVNEILKGLAAQLAEKDDTYIAEDYRSKFYGPVYHTTTDAVLLTIMKGRDYGLPDYNTVRKTMGLEEKNSFEEINPQLNRTNPDLIKEFKQLHRGDIKNVDMFVGGMLETTSDGPGELFSLILYDQFVRLRDGDRFWFENMDTGLFTADEIKEIKNTTLAKVMIFAMKIDENLIQSDLFTVKKGDPCGPLMFNTSQLEQCPKNSQKDFFEGSEIPYIIIWICIGLLPLLCILVAYILAKCKKWRHEKQLNSLKLEKEKKRILRRTISCSVSVHDAIEWRGHHVVPRPVELHLTNKGGLEIFSTSGTHLRSVKVSAMPTLAVKLSSNKKRNVLGIMIPREYDLVVEFPSEPMRNEFASMLCAFAKEYHVDCSEIEIRLQDLYNAATTKEKRNKMLEKFFKTVFSEAFQMDYDPTLDSGQLDMKRYSQEILEVELSKEEFAEAMAVKPNSDFVEHFFSLIDSDRNGYISFKEFLNAVVLFSKGTLQEKLQTMFYMYDIDGSGYMSKKQIGQMFRSLLELAQSNLDHDDVDLLVDSLSTHSGMRSKDRYSFEDFCQLLSPQMDKLWNASFDWKGLSNVMPQKTKSPKKSPPNGDHLRKRGSVASLSGLENGNGVPNGNSTSKFHISFEAVREKYTPLKARVKVVKHFIENYRQHIFFLIIFFGICVGLFAERFYYYTVEQEHRGFRKLMSYGISFTRGGAAAMSFTFSFLLLTMCRNTITFLRSTLLNQFIPFDSHISFHKVVAWTALFFSAIHVIGYSFNFYHLVSEPTRFLCVFTSLVFRTEMPYTFQQWVFGTMPGFTGVLLVLILCVLYVFATQTARRHIFSLFWITHKLFILLYVLTIIHGASVVVQKPMFFAYLSGPAILFTIDKIISLSRKKTELCVLNAKNLPSDVTMLEFKRPPRFEYKSGQWVRIACIAQGKDEYHPFTLTSAPHEDTLKLHIRALGPWTWNLRHIIELESMKNIKSYPKLYLDGPYGAGQQDWYQYDVSVLVGAGIGVTPYASILKDFVHMASINMRYKVKCQKLYFIWITGSQRHFEWLIDILKEVEEIDTQCMVSIDIFITQFFQNFDLRTSLLYIFEEHFQRMNGGKSVFTGLKATTHFGRPQMSKIMNAVHKAHPLVRKVGVFSCGPPGLTKGVERACVETSKATKALFEHHFENF, encoded by the exons ATGTCAAGGATCACAACCATGGTCGTTTGTTTAATCCAAGTTGCCTCCCTTTATTTCACACTTTTTATATCTG CCACTCAAGCTGTTGTAACCAGTGACGCGCCAGTACAACGACTGGATGGTTGGTATAACAACCCTATGAACCCTGATTGGGGTGGGGTCG GGCGTCCCATTGAGAGAAACGTGACACCCACCTATGCTGACGACACATACAGTCCATCTGGACCTGATCGGCCGAATCCAAGGAGAATCAGTAATGAGGTGTTTGGTAGTAACCTGGCCGGGTCGTCAGGACTTGAAAATGAACGCAATTTAAGCGCaatgtttgctttttttg GGTTGTTAGTCCAGCACGAAATACTGGACACAGATGACGTCACGTGTCCTATTGAGATCCTAAACACGCCTGTGCCCAGAGGTGACCCAGACTTTGACCCCGAGGCTGAAGGGGATGAATATCTGCCTTATGAGCGGTCTGCCTATGACAAGAACACTGGACAGTCTCCCAACAATCCGAGACGTCAG ATTAACAGAGCCTCCAGCTACATTGATGGAAGCTTCCTGTACGGTAATAGTTTGGTCCGCACAGAATTGCTCAGGCAGGAGAACTCCGCGAAGCTGGCGTGTGAGGACAAGTGGGGCAACTTCCCAGTCCACAATGATGTCAACTTGCCCTATCACCCTTACAGCTTCAAGTACAACAGATCAGAACATCTCTGGC GTCTCGGTGATTCTCACGCTTTTGAAAACCCTGCCATTCTGGCGCTTAGTGTCATGTTCTACCGTTACCATAACAGACTGGTGGACCAGCAACTGGAGAAagatctgcaactgaccaatgATGAGATGTTTTATAACACACGTCGGAAGGTCATCGCGACACTACAG AACATAATTGCCTACGAGTGGTTACCAAAGTTAATCAATAAAGAACTACCCCCATATACag GTTACAAACCTTGGATCAAAAGTGACATCACTGACATTTTTGATGCTGCAGCTATCAACTACATCATGACACTTATTCCCAGTGCTGTCACTCACAT TGAAAGAGGCAAAGATGGATGTCACATACGAAAGCAAAGACGTCTATGCAATACTTATTGGAGAGCTATG GATGTTGTCTATGAAAAGGAAGATGGCGTCAATGAAATTCTTAAAGGTTTGGCTGCTCAGTTGGCTGAGAAAGATGATACCTATATTGCAGAGGATTATAGAA GTAAATTTTATGGTCCAGTGTACCACACCACCACAGATGCTGTGCTTTTGACTATAATGAAAGGTCGGGATTATGGTCTGCCAGATTACAACACTGTCAGGAAAACTATGGGCTTGGAGGAAAAAAACAGTTTTGAGGAGATTAACCCACAACTTAACAGGACAAACCCAGAT TTAATCAAAGAATTTAAGCAGCTACATAGAGGGGATATAAAAAATGTGGACATGTTTGTTGGAGGGATGCTGGAGACGACGTCTGATGGTCCTGGGGAgcttttctctctcattctgtaTGATCAGTTTGTCAGGCTCCGAGATGGAGACAGGTTCTGGTTTGAAAATATGGATACTGG ATTGTTCACTGCAGATGAAATTAAAGAAATCAAGAATACCACTTTAGCCAAAGTTATGATCTTTGCAATGAAAATTGATGAGAACTTAATTCAATCTGATTTATTTACAGTTAAAAAAG GGGATCCTTGTGGTCCATTAATGTTCAACACTTCACAGTTGGAACAGTGCCCCAAAAACTCTCAGAAAGATTTCTTCGAAGGCAGTGAGATACCATACATTATCATCTGGATTTGTATAGGTCTTTTGCCTTTAT TATGCATACTTGTTGCCTATATCCTGGCCAAATGTAAGAAATGGAGGCATGAGAAGCAGCTGAACTCTCTTAAACtggagaaagaaaagaagagaatTTTAAGAAGAACCATCTCTTGCAGTGTATCAG TCCATGATGCCATTGAGTGGCGTGGTCATCATGTTGTCCCCAGGCCAGTGGAACTCCACTTGACCAACAAAGGTGGATTGGAAATATTCAGTACATCAGGCACTCACCTCAG ATCTGTCAAAGTGAGTGCCATGCCTACTCTGGCTGTCAAGTTAAGttcaaacaagaagagaaaTGTATTGGGTATCATGATACCAAGAGAATATGACTTA GTTGTTGAGTTCCCTTCTGAGCCTATGAGGAACGAGTTTGCTTCTATGCTGTGCGCCTTTGCCAAAGAATATCATGTGGATTGTTCTGAGATAGAAATCCGACTGCAAGACTTGTACAATGCTGCTACAACTAAAGAGAAACGTAACAAAATGCTAGAGAAGTTTTTCAAGACTGTCTTCTCCGAG gCTTTTCAAATGGACTATGATCCAACACTTGACAGTGGTCAGTTAGACATGAAGCGATACAGTCAAGAAATATTGGAG GTTGAGCTAAGCAAGGAAGAGTTTGCTGAGGCCATGGCTGTTAAACCAAACTCTGACTTTGTGGAACATTTCTTTAGTTTAATAGACTCTGATAGGAATGGCTACATctcatttaaagaatttctcAATGCAGTTGTTCTTTTCTCTAAAG GTACCCTCCAAGAAAAATTACAGACTATGTTCTATATGTATGACATTGATGGATCTGGTTACATGAGTAAAAAACAGATAGGACAAATGTTTAG GTCACTGCTTGAGCTAGCTCAAAGTAACCTTGACCATGATGATGTTGATCTTCTGGTTGACTCATTGTCCACACATTCAGGCATGCGCTCTAAAGATCGCTACTCTTTTGAAGACTTTTGTCAGCTTCTCTCTCCACAAATGGACAAACTATGGAATGCATCATTTGACTGGAAAG GTTTATCCAATGTAATGCCACAGAAGACTAAATCACCCAAGAAATCTCCACCAAA TGGTGACCACTTGCGTAAAAGAGGATCAGTCGCGTCACTGTCTGGTCTTGAGAATGGAAATGGTGTGCCCAATGGAAACAGCACATCTAAGTTCCACATCTCCTTTGAAGCTGTGCGAGAGAAGTACACTCCACTCAAGGCCAGGGTGAAGGTTGTGAAACATTTCATTGAAAACTATCGGCAGCATATCTTCTTCCTTATCATCTTCTTCGGTATCTGTGTTGGTCTATTTGCAGAGAGATTTTATT ATTACACAGTAGAGCAAGAACACAGAGGCTTTAGAAAACTGATGAGCTATGGCATCAGTTTCACTCGAGGTGGAGCAGCAGCCATGTCTTTCACGTTCAG TTTCCTTTTGCTGACCATGTGTAGAAATACAATCACGTTCTTGAGGTCAACATTACTGAACCAGTTCATTCCCTTTGATTCCCACATCTCATTCCATAAAGTTGTTGCGTGGACTGCCCTCTTCTTTTCTG ccATCCATGTGATTGGTTACAGTTTTAACTTCTACCACCTGGTCTCAGAACCAACAAGATTTCTCTGTGTATTTACTAGCCTTGTCTTCAG GACTGAGATGCCTTACACATTCCAACAATGGGTGTTTGGAACTATGCCAG GTTTCACAGGAGTGCTGCTGGTTCTGATCTTGTGTGTGCTGTATGTGTTTGCCACTCAGACTGCCAGGCGTCATATTTTCAGTTTGTTCTGGATCACCCATAAACTCTTCATACTTCTCTATGTCCTGACCATCATCCATGGTGCCAGTGTGGTGGTCCAGAAGCCCATGTTCTTTGCTTACCTGTCTGGTCCAGCTATCCTGTTCACCATTGACAAAATCATCTCCCTTAGTagaaagaaaactgaactcTGTGTCCTGAATGCCAAGAACTTGCCTTCAG aTGTGACCATGCTAGAGTTTAAGAGACCTCCAAGGTTTGAATACAAGTCTGGACAGTGGGTCAGAATAGCCTGCATTGCCCAGGGTAAAGATGAGTACCATCCATTTACATTGACCTCAGCCCCGCACGAGGACACTCTCAAGCTACATATCAGGGCCCTGGGCCCCTGGACCTGGAACTTGAGGCACATCATTGAGTTGGAGAGCATGAAGAATATTAAATCTTATCCTAAG CTCTACCTTGATGGGCCTTATGGTGCTGGCCAACAAGACTGGTACCAGTATGATGTGAGTGTCCTGGTAGGTGCAGGTATTGGGGTCACACCCTATGCTTCAATCCTGAAAGACTTTGTTCACATGGCCTCTATCAATATGAGATACAAAGTCAAATGTCAAAAG